A region of Culicoides brevitarsis isolate CSIRO-B50_1 chromosome 1, AGI_CSIRO_Cbre_v1, whole genome shotgun sequence DNA encodes the following proteins:
- the LOC134827576 gene encoding alpha-taxilin, translating into MSGNGLETAPTNGKKDGEFHKKPREEKLREAKIEDQITKGLSNINSDDEKIQFLVKRCVENEKNLKKLQQTQKQFDKVVEQVKKEKENLQQEFNKTILTKSKLESLCRELQKQNKSIKDESFLRIREEEEKRKETQNKFQKSLNEIQQLMSENNDKNMKLKADNQEMTDKFKFILEQYELREQQMEKINKQMELVQQLSDAKIAKAEIEAQAEREHLTAQRTLLENELLKTKQEMLQLQQAEKLLQEQVNIYANKYSEFQGSLKKSHDVFAGYKTDMEKMSKKILKLEKETAAWRMKAEKANSIAIDLASEKAVRDEHIAKTHKQVWHLQKLCRTLQAERTVLIAALKENKIEIPPMPEVPPASANEKEPDYEAPASKGPDRLEVMTKNCAELKKNLAALQGQLTSIENENGENTENVATNNAKKGKQKNKKNKNANKPQEKVESSSESTEKSETETNVEVTEKVEAQE; encoded by the exons ATGAGTGGAAACGGTCTTGAAACGGCACCGACGAACGGCAAAAAAGACGGCGAATTCCACAAGAAGCCCCGCGAGGAAAAACTGCGAGAAGCGAAAATCGAAGACCAG ATAACAAAGGGTCTCTCAAACATCAATTCGGACGACGAGAAGatacaatttttggtcaaGCGATGCGtggaaaacgagaaaaatctcaaaaagttGCAGCAAACGCAGAAACAGTTTGACAAAGTAGTCGAGCAggtgaaaaaagagaaagagaatCTGCAACAGGAGTTCAACAAGACAATTTTGACGAAATCCAAGCTGGAATCGCTGTGTCGCGAActgcaaaaacaaaacaaaagcatCAAAGATGAGAGTTTTTTGCGGATTCGTGAGGAAGAGGAGAAACGGAAGGAAACACAAAACAAGTTTCAAAAGTCCCTCAACGAGATTCAGCAACTCATGAGCGAAAATAACGACAAAAACATGAAACTCAAAGCCGACAATCAGGAAATGACGGACaaattcaagtttattttggAGCAGTACGAGTTGCGGGAACAACAAATGGAGAAAATCAACAAGCAAATGGAGTTGGTGCAACAGTTGAGTGATGCCAAAATTGCCAAAGCTGAGATTGAGGCGCAAGCGGAGCGGGAACATTTGACAGC tcaacgAACGTTGTTGGAGAACGAATTGCTGAAAACCAAGCAAGAAATGCTCCAATTGCAGCAAGCGGAGAAACTTTTGCAGGAACAAGTGAACATCTATGCCAACAAATACTCCGAATTTCAGGGTTCTCTGAAGAAAAGTCACGATGTCTTCGCCGGATATAAAACCGACAtggaaaaaatgtcgaaaaaaatcctaaaactCGAGAAGGAAACTGCCGCATGGCGCATGAAAGCGGAAAAAGCCAACTCCATTGCCATCGATTTGGCGTCGGAGAAGGCGGTACGCGACGAACATATCGCCAAAACCCACAAACAAGTCTGGCATTTGCAGAAATTGTGTCGCACGCTGCAAGCAGAACGCACCGTCTTGATTGCCGCCTTGAAAGAGAACAAAATCGAAATTCCTCCGATGCCAGAAGTGCCGCCAGCGTCAGCCAACGAGAAAGAACCCGATTACGAAGCACCTGCGAGCAAAGGTCCCGATCGTTTGGAAgtcatgacaaaaaattgtgccGAACTCAAGAAGAATCTCGCCGCGTTGCAAGGACAACTGACAAGTATCGAGAACGAAAATGGCGAAAACACGGAAAATGTCGCGACAAACAACGCCAAAAAGGGCAAACAGAAGAAcaagaagaataaaaatgcGAATAAACCACAAGAAAAAGTCGAAAGTAGCTCAGAATCCACCGAAAAATCAGAAACAGAGACAAATGTCGAAGTGACAGAAAAAGTTGAAGCTCAGGAATGA
- the LOC134830869 gene encoding mRNA export factor GLE1-like, with protein sequence MHQQFPNFNVPPPNFAPIDAPEEDFDAKIDFFLKNHHLGPRKSHKKEEFEPKLKLSDIHRRLEDVSKLKSELKSSLEAIKSQVHDLSEEQFQAKVLITEQLQQKIDENLKFLSENRQKIQELIQKRRNKRKSQRRNRKILKDRAKEALLTREQKHKEIDHNLKQLHEALRIEKQSLFEKEETKRTLSQVHKKIRNAREKLDLLKSLVKLRQIRKQQSQRPELDVNEADFLEEMEKMKHLWRLALEQHEAEEQKLQEYLNEKFKPQKSVEQQWNETIFGVPEVKISNKKATDHPLLKAERSLEDFLGIRREWDACLSDEGSKIPFFWVLPNGNNTEWDDYRYENS encoded by the coding sequence ATGCATCaacaatttccaaattttaacgTTCCGCCTCCGAATTTTGCACCGATCGATGCACCTGAAGAGGATTTTGAcgccaaaattgattttttcttgaagaatCATCATTTGGGACCcagaaaaagtcataaaaaggaagaatttgaaccaaaattgaaactttcagACATCCATCGTCGATTGGAAGACGTCTCAAAACTTAAATCCGAGTTGAAATCATCACTCGAAGCCATAAAATCACAAGTTCATGACCTAAGCGAAGAACAATTTCAAGCAAAAGTCCTCATCACAGAACAActccaacaaaaaattgacgaaaacttgaaatttctaTCAGAAAATCGCCAAAAAATCCAAGAACTCATTCAAAAACGCAGAAATAAGCGAAAAAGTCAACGACGAAATAGAAAAATCCTCAAAGATCGAGCAAAAGAAGCCCTTTTAACTCGCGAACAGAAGCACAAAGAAATCGATCACAACTTGAAACAACTCCACGAAGCCTTGCGAATCGAAAAACAATCTcttttcgaaaaagaagaaaccaAAAGAACATTATCGCAAGTCCACAAAAAGATCCGAAATGCCAGAGAAAAATTAGATCTCCTCAAATCTCTCGTAAAATTACGTCAAATTCGGAAACAACAATCACAAAGACCTGAACTCGATGTCAATGAAGCAGATTTTTTGgaagaaatggaaaaaatgaagCATTTATGGAGATTGGCACTCGAACAACACGAAGCGGAGGAACAAAAACTGCAAGAATatctaaatgaaaaattcaaaccacAAAAATCCGTCGAACAACAATGGaacgaaacaatttttggcgttcctgaagtaaaaatatcaaataaaaaggcAACTGATCATCCTTTGTTGAAAGCAGAAAGGAGTTTGGAGGATTTTTTGGGCATCAGACGAGAATGGGACGCTTGCCTATCGGATGAGGGAtcaaaaattccctttttttgGGTGTTGCCTAATGGAAATAATACTGAATGGGATGATTATCGTtacgaaaattcatga
- the LOC134837811 gene encoding dipeptidyl peptidase 9, producing MNGPDSTSSCSNSGSGSGYIRKQPDDTNSAGKTQKTWSELKNVVNDIRKQMQNLSCLFPMNIKFRTLADDRVRIYFLSIPPNGWGDTTLLYVDVGPDTPSHEMYPQRLQLNVLLEPTSSLATGNSFSREMQLLLERKRLSIWGITSYEMHNASGKIVFPACSTLYHCLDTGFNTTPLFPWELRICQTWAAIDPQICPKNSDLIAYICGGDIWVTHTQSGHEHRLTYAHDGRKALPDDPLSAGVPSYVMQEEFSRYEGFWWQPDSEDDIFRIVYEEVDESDVGLYTFPSSQSVGGEYEEYRFPRAGSPNAKSKLKLVQFRLSEALQITDVCIKDLQCPLNYSFPWLEYIVRVGWTPNSKFLWAQLLDRLQQHLVVVLIPVDNFCEPYESASSTPSHDDGSSSSWRSPSDKSSSPLQVIYQETSSTWINVHDLLRFIEITDNTCTFLWASEETGFRHLYLITSSLACEASSSSSPPNGLKMDQNIFSTASCKEEINLSPRIISKVTLTKGEWEVLAKNIWVDTKRCLVYFLGLKETPLEKHLYAVSYRKADYTRILTTRGFSYTVELNDDCSMMLQASCNLSNLPKWEVIKIAHDDEIEGVDSINLVSMGILLENSTPKKIYSPIIYTPKISSGDILYAMVFKPHNFKLGVKYPTILNVYGGPEVQTVSNTFKGMRQLRMHMLASQGYCVICIDSRGSQHRGVKFESHIRHRMGTVELADQVEVLKKLSDTLGYIDMDRVAIHGWSYGGYLSLMGLIQYPDIFKVSIAGAPVTNWEYYDTGYTERYMDLPENNRVGYLAGSVLSYINEFPDDDNRLLIIHGLIDENVHFFHTSQLVNALIKANKPYKLQIYPNERHSIRNLEASKHYETTLLSFLQSNL from the exons ATGAATGGACCTGACAGCACTTCGTCGTGCAGCAACAGCGGATCGGGCAGCGGTTACATAAGAAAGCAACCTGATGACACGAATTCCGCtggaaaaacgcaaaaaacttGGTCCGAGCTga AAAATGTCGTGAACGATATTCGAAAGCAGATGCAAAATTTGTCGTGTTTATTTCCGATGAACATCAAATTTCGGACTTTGGCGGATGATCGAGTGCGGATTTATTTTCTCTCAATACCCCCCAATGGATGGGGCGACACCACACTCTTGTATGTCGATGTCGGGCCCGATACCCCAAGTCACGAAATGTATCCCcaaag GTTGCAATTGAACGTTTTGCTCGAGCCAACAAGTAGTTTAGCAACAGGCAACAGTTTTTCGCGTGAAATGCAGTTGCTACTCGAACGGAAACGTCTTTCGATTTGGGGTATCACGTCATACGAAATGCACAATGCCAGCGGAAAAATCGTCTTTCCCGCATGCAGCACGTTGTACCATTGTCTCGATACGGGTTTCAATACGACGCCTCTCTTTCCGTGGGAGCTGCGGATTTGCCAGACATGGGCAGCGATCGATCCGCaaatttgtcccaaaaatTCCGATCTCATCGCGTACATTTGCGGCGGTGATATTTGGGTAACGCATACGCAAAGTGGGCACGAACATCGACTCACGTACGCGCATGACGGGCGAAAAGCCTTGCCGGATGATCCTTTGAGCGCTGGAGTGCCGTCGTACGTGATGCAAGAGGAGTTTAGTCGTTACGAGGGATTTTGGTGGCAGCCAGATAGCGAAGACGACATTTTTCGCATCGTTTATGAGGAAGTTGATGAAAGTGACGTTGGGCTTTATACTTTTCCGTCGTCACAATCCGTTGGCGGGGAATACGAAGAGTATAGATTTCCGCGAGCTGGCAGTCCAAATGCGAAATCCAAGCTGAAACTCGTGCAATTTCGTCTTTCGGAAGCGTTGCAGATTACCGATGTGTGCATAAAGGACTTGCAATGTCCCCTGAATTACTCGTTTCCGTGGCTGGAATATATTGTGCGTGTTGGATGGACCCCGAATTcgaaatt tttgtgGGCACAACTTTTGGACCGATTACAACAACATTTAGTCGTAGTATTGATACCCGTAGACAATTTTTGTGAGCCATATGAAAGTGCATCGTCAACGCCGAGTCACGATGATGGAAGTAGTAGTAGTTGGAGGTCTCCAAGCGATAAGTCATCTAGTCCATtacaa gtcattTACCAAGAAACATCCTCGACATGGATCAACGTGCACGATCTCCTGCGATTTATCGAAATTACTGACAATACATGTACCTTTTTGTGGGCATCTGAGGAAACGGGATTCCGCCATTTGTACTTAATCACCTCTAGTCTAGCGTGCGAagcgtcgtcatcgtcgtctcCGCCAAACGGCCTCAAAATGGATCAAAATATCTTTAGTACTGCTAGTTGTAAGGAAGAGATTAATTTATCGCCACGAATTATTAGCAAAGTTACGTTAACGAAGGGCGAATGGGAAGTTCTTGCCAAAAATATTTGGGTCGACACGAAACGGTGTCTCGTTTACTTCCTCGGGCTCAAAGAAACGCCGCTCGAAAAACACTTGTATGCCGTCAGCTATCGCAAAGCCGATTACACGCGCATTCTTACAACACGAGGTTTCTCTTATACTGTAGAACTTAACGAC gacTGCAGTATGATGCTTCAAGCATCAtgtaatttaagtaatttaccGAAGTGGGAAGTGATAAAAATAGCTCACGACGACGAAATTGAAGGCGTTGATAGCATCAATTTGGTTTCCATGGGAATCTTGCTCGAGAATTCGACACCGAAGAAAATCTACTCACCGATTATTTACACACCCAAAATCTCGAGCGGTGATATTTTGTATGCAATGGTATTCAAACCgcataattttaagttagGCGTTAAATATCCGACGATATTGAATGTTTATGGAGGGCCCGAAGTGCAAACTGTCAGCAATACCTtcaaa ggtaTGCGTCAATTACGAATGCACATGCTTGCCTCACAGGGCTATTGTGTCATTTGCATCGATTCGCGTGGCTCGCAGCATCGCGGCGTGAAGTTTGAGTCACACATAAGACATCGAATGGGCACCGTCGAGCTTGCGGATCAAGTTGAAGtgctcaaaaaattgtcagacaCCCTTGGATACATCGATATGGATCGTGTAGCGATTCATGGATGGTCTTACG GCGGTTACTTAAGTCTCATGGGGCTCATCCAATACCCCGACATCTTTAAAGTATCAATTGCCGGTGCGCCCGTAACGAATTGGGAATATTACGACACCGGATATACCGAACGGTACATGGATTTGCCCGAAAATAATCGCGTTGGATATCTGGCTGGGTCCGTTTTGAGTTACATTAACGAGTTTCCGGATGA tgACAATCGATTGTTGATCATTCACGGCTTGATCGATGAAAATGTTCACTTTTTCCACACGTCACAACTCGTAAATGCACTTATTAAAGCCAACAAACCGTATAAACTGCAAATTTACCCGAACGAGCGACACTCGATCCGAAATTTGGAGGCGAGCAAACACTATGAAACCacattattatcgtttttacaaagcaatttgtaa
- the LOC134832379 gene encoding LOW QUALITY PROTEIN: serine protease inhibitor 88Ea-like (The sequence of the model RefSeq protein was modified relative to this genomic sequence to represent the inferred CDS: inserted 1 base in 1 codon), translated as MKHVFAIIALLSLTLACVLAADDDCPAVSDQQPANLDTKTRLFKGQQMFTIDFLDKLLKASPDSNLFFSPYSLYRVMLLTYFGARNGTETALVESLKLHWAQSKNEVLTAYKQDKELRVQNSKHEPTLEFEAVDKFFFDKGVEIKDCMEKTFXDEIERLDIAGNVEEARLHINKWVENVTHDMIKDLLPPNAMDGKTQLAIANAAYFKGLWESKFEAEHTKKMPFYVNPEKIAFVDMMSQEGSFLFAANEHLGCHILEMPYHKSNSANDGTSFVVFLPPFSKANALEDVLSKITPESLSQALNEGHPQKVDVKLPKFTMEKTVQLVPILHEMGLGAVLSHDADFSGFSDTTKITFNDAIQKSKIEVDESGSRAASASIMFSFRSSRPIEPVVFHANHPFMFMIYDHKTRAILFAGIYRGPEA; from the exons ATGAAACACGTTTTCGCAATAATCGCGCTGTTATCGCTGACCCTGGCATGCGTTCTTGCCGCAGATGACGACTGTCCTGCTGTGTCAGATCAACAACCGGCAAACCTCGACACAAAAACGCGTCTTTTCAAAGGTCAACAGATGTTTACGATCGACTTTTTGGACAAATTGCTCAAAGCCTCGCCCGATTCGAATCTCTTCTTTTCGCCATACAGCTTGTATCGCGTCATGCTGCTCACCTACTTTGGCGCTCGCAACGGAACAGAAACCGCTTTAGTCGAAAGTCTCAAACTTCATTGGGCTCAAAGCAAAAATGAGGTTTTGACGGCTTACAAGCAAGACAAGGAGCTTCGCGTGCAAAATAGCAAACATGAACCAACCTTGGAGTTCGAAGCGgttgacaaatttttcttcgacaAGGGAGTCGAGATCAAAGATTGCATGGAGAAGACTT CCGATGAAATTGAGAGACTCGATATTGCAGGAAACGTTGAGGAGGCACGACTTCATATCAATAAGTGGGTCGAGAATGTCACACATGACATGATTAAAGATCTCTTGCCGCCAAATGCGATGGATGGAAAAACGCAACTTGCGATCGCCAATGCTGCGTACTTCAAGGGCTTATGGGAGTCAAAATTCGAAGcggaacacacaaaaaagatgCCGTTCTACGTGAACCCGGAGAAAATTGCTTTTGTCGATATGATGAGTCAAGAGGGAAGTTTCTTGTTTGCAGCGAACGAACATTTGGGATGTCACATTTTGGAAATGCCGTATCACAAATCAAATTCCGCCAATGATGGCACGTCATTTGTCGTATTTTTACCGCCTTTCTCGAAAGCGAACGCTTTGGAAGAcgttttaagcaaaattacgCCTGAATCGCTGTCACAAGCCTTGAACGAGGGACATCCCCAAAAGGTTGACGTGAAATTACCGAAATTCACGATGGAAAAAACCGTTCAATTAGTGCCG aTCCTTCACGAAATGGGACTTGGTGCCGTTTTATCGCACGACGCTGACTTTTCGGGCTTTTCCGACACCACAAAGATCACATTTAACGATGCCATTCAAAAATCCAAGATCGAAGTTGATGAAAGTGGATCCCGAGCTGCTTCAGCTAGCATCATGTTCAGCTTCAGATCATCACGTCCCATCGAACCGGTTGTTTTCCATGCCAATCATCCATTTATGTTCATGATTTACGATCATAAGACACGTGCGATATTGTTCGCTGGCATCTACAGAGGACCCGAAGCTTAA
- the LOC134830877 gene encoding tubulin-specific chaperone A — protein sequence MTDPRLKQIKIKAGVVKRCTKDVTSYEKEANVQQGKVEKLKSEGKDEHDIRKQEEVLQECLMMIPDSKRRLRKCYEELTNILEGEKELEEAEEYKLAVTIAEEAKAQLEQE from the exons ATGACCGATCCACGATTGAAACAGATAAAAATCAAAGCAGGTGTAGTCAAGAGATGCACAAAAGACGTGACGAGCTATGAAAAGGAAGCCAATGTCCAACAAGGAAAGGTAGAAAAACTCAAAAGTGAGGGAAAAGACGAGCACGACATCCGAAAACAGGAGGAAGTGTTGCAAGAATGCTTGATGATGATTCCAGACTCGAAaagaag atTACGAAAGTGTTATGAAGAATTGACGAATATTTTGGAAGGCGAGAAGGAATTAGAAGAAGCTGAAGAGTACAAATTAGCTGTAACAATCGCTGAAGAAGCAAAAGCTCAGTTAGAACAAGAGTAA